Part of the Chitinophagales bacterium genome is shown below.
GGCACTAATTCTCCAGTTAGTAAACTGGATATTAAAGGGGCCGTAACCATAGGTTCAGGTTATTCTGGAAGTCGTATAGCTCCTGCCAACGGATTAATAATAGAAGGTAATGTTGGAATTGGCACATATTCTCCCACTTCAAAATTGCATGTATTAAGCTCTGGTTTTGGTCAAAAAAGTATACAAGGGATTAATTCTAATTCATTTGGAGTAGGAGTAGTAGGTACTGGGGGGAGTATTACCAACCCTGTATTTCCACAAGATAGCTTATATGGATTGTTGGAACCTTATGATCCATCGTTTAAGTACTATGGTTCTGTTGGGGGGAGTTTTGCTGGTGGAGTGGGAATATTTTCATATACCAATGCGACTAACGGTATAGGGCTTATATCACAGCATGCAGATTCACTTGGTTTTGCAGCTTATTTTAAAGGCAATATTGCAACTGATGGATTTATCAGAAACCCTGGAACAAAATATGGCGGTTCGGTAGCTATACATGACGGGTTAACGGTAGGGGATTTAAGTGGAGCAGGATGTCTTCCCAATAAATTAGCAATTTGTGCTTTTGATTCTATAAACCCTGATTTTAATTTTTATGGTGGTAACCCAAGTTATTCAACTCCTAATTATGACAACTACCCTGTATGTGAAGCTGGTTTTTGTAGAAGTGTTACAAATGTAGAGGTTGAAGTTACAATGTCTGATTGGCACGGATCCCCATTGAATACTGAAGTTTATTTAAGAGGTGTTTATTTAGGCTCAATCATCAGTGGTCCTCTTCAGGCTAATGGAGGTCAGGGAAATTTAGCATTTTACACCGAAACATTCAATAGTTCTGAATGGAATGGTTCTGATCCTTATGGAGTTAATTGGTACATGCGATTTGATTATATTGGAACTGAAGGAGATCGCTGGACAGAGTATAATGTAACGATCAATTATAATTACGGAGATACAAGCTCTACTCCTTCATATGCTGCTTTTGGTCAAGTAAGAGCTTCCGGAACTTTATATGCTAATACCAGTAGTGCATATGGTGACCTTGCAGAATTTTTTGAAGTAAATACAAGAAATGGTGGAAGAATTCCTGAGGCTGGAGATATTGTTTCAATTTCACCAGAAGAGGCAGAAACCTTTAGCTTATCAACACAAGAAAACGATCCATATCTTGCCGGAGTGATATCTGAAAATCCATCTGTTTATTTAAACAATCCTGATAAAGGAATGCCTATTGCGTTATCGGGTAGAGTAAGGGTAAAGGTAAATACTAAAGGGGGGGTAATAAAAGCAGGAGACCCAATTACTTCTTCTTCAGTAGAAGGAATTGGTATGAAATCATCAGAAAGTGGTATGATCATAGGTCATGCAATGCAAGCATTTGACGGTAGTAGGACTGATGTGGGTAAAATTTGGGTGCTACTTGGTAAAACACATTATGAAAAGGCAAAAGAACATGTAACAGTGGTTCAAGGCAGTAACATTAATTTAGGAGGTGTTGATATTAATGGTTCGCAGGCTGTGGATGTAAATGAAAATGAAGTTTTTATTCCCTGGGCAGAGAAAATTAAATCAAGGCTGACAAATAAAGAAATAGATTTTGATGCACTTTCAGTTGATATGAATCCTTATGGAGGATATGCAAAGCTACTTGTGAAAAATGTTAATAGTGAGGGAGTTACAGTCAGTATTCACAAAAAAAATAGAGATAAAGATTTTATGGGTTTTTATTACAGTATAAAGATGATCGCTCCATCTTTGTCGGATATGGATAAGCAAATTGTTGCCGGCAATAAAGGCAATCAGCATAATAATGTAGTTTTCGATAATATGACTTATGAATCTCGCGTATCAAGTGCTGTTGATATTTATAAGAAGTGGAACAAATCTTTTAATGAACTGCTTATAGAATCCGAGCTTGAGGAGGAGTTTTTGAATACTACTTTCACTATTAAGAAAGATGAAAAAACTCCGTTTTACAATAGAATGAAAAAACATGCCCCTCAAAAATATGAGGAGTATATAAGTCTTGGTAAATCACTGGATGCTGCAATAGGGGGTGATACTAAAATTATGGCTGCTATTCACAATACAGTGAGAAAATAGTAATATATTTCTGCTTTTTAAAGCTGTCCCATTAAAAGCAACTAAAATGTTATGATAACTATAGACAAATTTAACTGGACAATTTCATCACAGAAATTTAAATGAATCAATGAAATTTGACCAATTGAATGAAAGCTTGTTGTTTTAAATAGAGTTTGAAAATCGCAATTCAATCAGTAATATATAAATAATAATTAAAAATTGCAAAATTAAATGTAAATGTGTATGAGGTTTATATCTACTTTTTTTTATCTCACACTAACATTGTTTATTGTTAACGTGGCTTATACACAGAATGTTGGTGTAGGCATACCTATGCCACTTAATAGATTGGACGTCAATGGCGGTGTAACCATAGGTTCAGGTTATTCTGGAAGTAGAATAGCTCCTACAAATGGACTAATAATTGAAGGGAATACTGGTATTGGTACATATAATCCGACATCTAAATTACACGTAAGTACAACTAGTTTTGGACAAATAGGTTTACAAGGTATTAATTCAAACTCCTTCGGTGTTGGCGTGTTAGGTACTGGGGGAAGTATTTCTAATCCGGTTTTTCCACAGGATAGTATGAGTGGTTTATTAGAACCTTATGATCCACTTTTTAAATACAATGGCTCTATTGGTGGGAGTTTTGCGGGTAAAGTCGGCTTGTTTTCATATACCAATGCTACAAATGGTTTAGGACTTATATCACAACATAGTGATTCATTAGGTTATGCAGCTTATTTTAAAGGTAATACTGCAGTTGATGGGTTTATCAGAAACCCTGGAACTAAATATGGTGGTTCGGTTTCCGTACTTGATGGATTAACAGTTGGAAATTTAGGTAATAGTGGTTGTTCTCCCAATAAACCTGAAACCTGTTCTTTTGATAATGTTAATACAGAGCAATTTTTTAGATATGGCTATACACCTACTTATGACCATTATCCTGTATGTGATTCTGGATTTTGTAAAAGTATCACCGATGTTGAGATTGAGTTAACTATGAATGCATGGCATCAAATGAGTATTAATACCAGGATATTTCTAAGGGGTACTTATGTAGCTTCAATTATTGCTGGCCCAATAAGTGCTCCTGGCGGGCACGGGAACATGGCAAGTTATACAGAAACTTTTAACAGTTCGTTGTGGAATGAAACTGACCCTTCAGGATTAAATTGGGATATGCAATTTGAGCATTTAGATCCAGCCGGTGGACATTGGAAAAGCTACAACGTTACAATTAGTTATGATTTTGATGATGCTGACAGCGGTACGGCAACCTATGCGGCTTATGGGGAGATTAGGGCTTCGGGAACGCTATATGCCAATTCAAGCAGTGAATATGGTGACTTGGCCGAGTTTTTCGATGTAAAGCCAAGAATTGGAGGCAGAACTCCTGAGATTGGAGATATTGTTTCCATTTCACGTGATGAGGATGAGACTTTTTTATTGTCCAGACGGGCATATGACCCACTTTTAGCTGGTGTTATATCAGAAAATCCATCTGTTTATCTAAATAGTCCTGATGAAGGAATGCCTATTGCCTTGTCTGGTCGTGTAAGAGTAAAAGTAAATACTGAAAGTGGAGCAATAGAAATAGGGGATCCGATTACTTCTTCATCCACCGAGGGTGTGGGTATGAAATCACTTGAAAGCGGAATGGTCATTGGCCACGCTATGCAGGCATTTGATGGTAGTAGGGCTGAAGAAGGAAAGATTTGGGTGTTACTGGGCAAAACCCATATAGAACGTGTTAAAGACCATACAACGGTAGTTCAGGGAAAAGACTTTAAGTTGGGAGGCGTTCAACTAAGTGGTACTGAAAAAGTAAACACAGGCCAAGATGAAGTACATGTTCCCTGGAAGGGTAAAATTAAGCGTAGCTTAGAGAGTTCCAATATTGATTTTGATGCAATTACAGTTGATTTAAGTTCTATTGGAACTGCTGGTTTATTTGTCAAAAATGTTGATGCTAATGGGTTTACAGTTGGTGTACATAAAAAGAGTAGGGGTAAAAACTTTCAAGGATTTCATTACAGTATAAAACTGATTGATCCATCACTATCCGGAATGGATAAACAAATGGTTTCAAACAATAAAGCAAATCAAAATAATGATATAGCATATGAAAACATGACATTTGATCACCGTGCTTTAAGTGCTATAGAAATTTATAAAAAATGGAATCAATCATTTGATGAATTACTTGAGTCCTCGGATCTAAAAGAAGAGTTTTTGAATACTACTTTCACTATAACTAAAAATGAATTCACTCCTTTAATGAATAGAATAAAGAAAAATGCCCCCAAAGAATATAAAACCTACATGAGCTTGGGAGAATCATTGGATGCGGCAATAGGTGGGGATACCAAAATAATGGCTGCTATCCACAATGCAGTGAGGGAATAATTGTTATCTGTTGCATTCAGAACAAGTACCCGATAAAATAATATTAGAGCTTTCCATTTCAAATCCCTGGGGCAGCTCACCATTTTGGATTTTCACACCATGTAAGCAAAGTAATTTACCGCAATCATTGCACTTAAAATGTGCATGTCCGGCATCTACGCTTTTGCTTTTTGAGGCATTGGAATGACTGTTGAGGGCAAATTTGGTACTGTGTTCC
Proteins encoded:
- a CDS encoding transcriptional repressor — its product is MEVAEDFLRAQSLRITPARLAVLNHFVQESQVLSHADLESALGKQFDRVTIYRTLNTFLEKDIVHKVPGEEHSTKFALNSHSNASKSKSVDAGHAHFKCNDCGKLLCLHGVKIQNGELPQGFEMESSNIILSGTCSECNR